A genome region from Excalfactoria chinensis isolate bCotChi1 chromosome 26, bCotChi1.hap2, whole genome shotgun sequence includes the following:
- the TMEM259 gene encoding membralin isoform X1, protein MSEAQPHGQHPPANHTGAAGGTNRAGRNAALNQNPLINVRDRLFHALFFKMAVTYARLFPPSFRRVFEFFVLLKALFVLFILAYIHIAFSRSPINCLEHVRDKWPRDGILRVEIQRNSSRAPIFLQFCGAEKFPGMVVEPTAEEEEEEEEEMTVDMFENSSIKFELDIEPKVFLKPSRMSSTEALAHNESQEFSFSEAATKGMQPLRETVSEFEMLARAVWPQEEYIVEYSLEYGFLRLSQSTRQRLSIPVMVVTLDPTRDQCFGDRFSRLLLDEFLGYDDILMSSVKALAENEENKGFLRNVVSGEHYRFVSMWMARTSYLAAFVIMVIFTLSVSMLLRYSHHQIFVFIVDLLQMLEMNMTIAFPAAPLLTVILALVGMEAIMSEFFNDTTTAFYIILIVWLADQYDAICCHTNTSKRHWLRFFYLYHFAFYAYHYRFNGQYSSLALVTSWLFIQHSMIYFFHHYELPAILRQIRIQEMLLQNQQVGQGTQTTLQDNLNNNTTPVGAEVGGHRPHLAAGPSEESSSPAALAPGETSSVIGTTAASSVGSDLNWVAETAAIVTEASFLSDLSSSLLEPNVMHEAVAAGSPQDAAAASAASSLVARIRVSSDHPDTAVGSITIEVTSASVVAAADGPPAAASPPIPVQEDGASIPSPSPADEQTEAVESSDSQAKPSGKNCIANGSVAESPPAFVDNTDQGKLLGCTLGDRGESGPCPAPADSTASSRPCSEPDLRSLS, encoded by the exons ATGTCCGAAGCGCAGCCCCACGGCCAGCACCCCCCGGCCAACCACACCGGGGCCGCGGGGGGCACCAACAGGGCCGGGAGGAACGCGGCCCTCAATCAGAACCCTCTGATCAACGTCCGCGACCGCCTCTTCCACGCGCTCTTCTTCAAGATGGCAGTGACCTACGCGCgtctcttccctccttccttccgTCGAGTCTTCGAGTTCTTCGTGCTGCTCAAG GCTCTCTTTGTGCTCTTCATCCTGGCTTATATTCACATCGCCTTCTCCCGCTCACCCATAAACTGTTTGGAGCATGTGAGGGACAAATGGCCACGTGATGGTATCCTGAGGGTGGAAATCCAGCGCAACTCCAGCCGGGCCCCCATCTTCCTGCAATTCTGTGGTGCTGAGAAGTTCCCAGGAATGGTAGTTGAGCCCACggctgaggaagaggaggaggaagaagaggaaatgacTGTGGATATGTTTGAAAACAGCTCTATCAAG TTTGAGCTGGATATAGAGCCCAAGGTGTTCCTCAAGCCATCCCGGATGAGCAGCACCGAGGCGCTGGCCCACAACGAAAGCCAGGAGTTCTCATTTAGCGAAGCAGCCACTAAAGGTATGCAGCCTCTGCGGGAGACTGTGTCCGAGTTTGAGATGCTAGCCAGAGCAG TGTGGCCACAGGAAGAATACATTGTGGAGTATTCCTTGGAGTATGGGTTCCTGCGCCTGTCCCAGAGCACACGGCAGCGCCTCAGCATCCCTGTGATGGTGGTGACTTTGG ATCCTACCAGGGATCAGTGCTTTGGGGACAGGTTCAGTCGTCTGTTGCTGGATGAGTTCCTGGGTTATGATGACATCCTGATGTCAAGTGTCAAAGCCttagctgaaaatgaagaaaacaaag gtTTCCTTCGCAACGTGGTGTCTGGGGAGCACTATCGCTTTGTCAGCATGTGGATGGCTAGGACATCATACCTGGCAGCCTTTGTCATCATGGTTATATTT acTCTGTCCGTTTCGATGCTCTTACGCTACTCACACCATCAGATCTTTGTCTTCATTG ttgACCTTTTACAGATGCTGGAAATGAACATGACAATTGCAttccctgcagctcccctgcTCACTGTCATTCTGGCTCTAGTAG GTATGGAGGCCATTATGTCAGAGTTCTTCAATGACACCACGACTGCATTTTACATCATCCTCATTGTGTGGCTGGCTGACCAGTATGATGCCATCTGTTGCCACACCAATACGAGTAAGAGGCATTGGCTCAG GTTCTTTTATCTGTACCACTTTGCCTTCTATGCCTACCACTATCGCTTCAACGGGCAGTACAGCAGCCTGGCTCTGGTCACCTCATGGCTGTTCATCCAG CATTCAATGATTTACTTCTTCCACCACTATGAGCTGCCAGCTATCCTCCGGCAGATCAGAAtccaggagatgctgctgcagaaccaGCAGGTGGGTCAGGGCACCCAAACGACTCTCCAAGACAACCTCAACAACAACACTACCCCAGTTGGGGCAGAGGTGGGCGGCCATCGTCCCCACCTGGCTGCTGGCCCCTCtgaagagagcagcagcccagcagctctggccCCTGGTGAGACCTCCAGTGTCATCGGCACCACCGCAGCCTCTTCTGTTGGGAGCGACCTGAACTGGGTTGCTGAGACAGCTGCCATCGTTACGGAGGCCTCATTTCTTTCTGACCTGAGCTCTTCTCTCCTGGAGCCAAATGTGATGCACgaagctgtggctgctgggagccctcaggatgctgctgctgcctctgctgcctcTAGTTTGGTCGCACGCATCAGGGTGAGCAGCGACCACCCGGACACTGCTGTGGGTTCCATCACCATTGAGGTCACTTCAGCATCTGTGGTTGCTGCTGCAGATGGtccccctgctgcagcttcGCCCCCCATCCCTGTGCAGGAGGATGGGgcctccatccccagcccttCCCCTGCTGATGAGCAGACTGAGGCTGTGGAGAGCTCGGACAGCCAAGCAAAACCCAGTGGCAAGAACTGCATTGCGAATGGCAGTGTGGCAGAATCCCCTCCAGCCTTTGTGGACAACACTGATCAGGGCAAACTCTTGGGCTGCACTCTTGGGGACCGGGGGGAAAGCGGCCCTTGCCCAGCACCAGCAGATAGTACAGCCAGCTCCAGGCCTTGCTCGGAGCCAGACTTAAGGAGCCTGTCTTGA
- the TMEM259 gene encoding membralin isoform X2 — protein MSEAQPHGQHPPANHTGAAGGTNRAGRNAALNQNPLINVRDRLFHALFFKMAVTYARLFPPSFRRVFEFFVLLKALFVLFILAYIHIAFSRSPINCLEHVRDKWPRDGILRVEIQRNSSRAPIFLQFCGAEKFPGMVVEPTAEEEEEEEEEMTVDMFENSSIKFELDIEPKVFLKPSRMSSTEALAHNESQEFSFSEAATKVWPQEEYIVEYSLEYGFLRLSQSTRQRLSIPVMVVTLDPTRDQCFGDRFSRLLLDEFLGYDDILMSSVKALAENEENKGFLRNVVSGEHYRFVSMWMARTSYLAAFVIMVIFTLSVSMLLRYSHHQIFVFIVDLLQMLEMNMTIAFPAAPLLTVILALVGMEAIMSEFFNDTTTAFYIILIVWLADQYDAICCHTNTSKRHWLRFFYLYHFAFYAYHYRFNGQYSSLALVTSWLFIQHSMIYFFHHYELPAILRQIRIQEMLLQNQQVGQGTQTTLQDNLNNNTTPVGAEVGGHRPHLAAGPSEESSSPAALAPGETSSVIGTTAASSVGSDLNWVAETAAIVTEASFLSDLSSSLLEPNVMHEAVAAGSPQDAAAASAASSLVARIRVSSDHPDTAVGSITIEVTSASVVAAADGPPAAASPPIPVQEDGASIPSPSPADEQTEAVESSDSQAKPSGKNCIANGSVAESPPAFVDNTDQGKLLGCTLGDRGESGPCPAPADSTASSRPCSEPDLRSLS, from the exons ATGTCCGAAGCGCAGCCCCACGGCCAGCACCCCCCGGCCAACCACACCGGGGCCGCGGGGGGCACCAACAGGGCCGGGAGGAACGCGGCCCTCAATCAGAACCCTCTGATCAACGTCCGCGACCGCCTCTTCCACGCGCTCTTCTTCAAGATGGCAGTGACCTACGCGCgtctcttccctccttccttccgTCGAGTCTTCGAGTTCTTCGTGCTGCTCAAG GCTCTCTTTGTGCTCTTCATCCTGGCTTATATTCACATCGCCTTCTCCCGCTCACCCATAAACTGTTTGGAGCATGTGAGGGACAAATGGCCACGTGATGGTATCCTGAGGGTGGAAATCCAGCGCAACTCCAGCCGGGCCCCCATCTTCCTGCAATTCTGTGGTGCTGAGAAGTTCCCAGGAATGGTAGTTGAGCCCACggctgaggaagaggaggaggaagaagaggaaatgacTGTGGATATGTTTGAAAACAGCTCTATCAAG TTTGAGCTGGATATAGAGCCCAAGGTGTTCCTCAAGCCATCCCGGATGAGCAGCACCGAGGCGCTGGCCCACAACGAAAGCCAGGAGTTCTCATTTAGCGAAGCAGCCACTAAAG TGTGGCCACAGGAAGAATACATTGTGGAGTATTCCTTGGAGTATGGGTTCCTGCGCCTGTCCCAGAGCACACGGCAGCGCCTCAGCATCCCTGTGATGGTGGTGACTTTGG ATCCTACCAGGGATCAGTGCTTTGGGGACAGGTTCAGTCGTCTGTTGCTGGATGAGTTCCTGGGTTATGATGACATCCTGATGTCAAGTGTCAAAGCCttagctgaaaatgaagaaaacaaag gtTTCCTTCGCAACGTGGTGTCTGGGGAGCACTATCGCTTTGTCAGCATGTGGATGGCTAGGACATCATACCTGGCAGCCTTTGTCATCATGGTTATATTT acTCTGTCCGTTTCGATGCTCTTACGCTACTCACACCATCAGATCTTTGTCTTCATTG ttgACCTTTTACAGATGCTGGAAATGAACATGACAATTGCAttccctgcagctcccctgcTCACTGTCATTCTGGCTCTAGTAG GTATGGAGGCCATTATGTCAGAGTTCTTCAATGACACCACGACTGCATTTTACATCATCCTCATTGTGTGGCTGGCTGACCAGTATGATGCCATCTGTTGCCACACCAATACGAGTAAGAGGCATTGGCTCAG GTTCTTTTATCTGTACCACTTTGCCTTCTATGCCTACCACTATCGCTTCAACGGGCAGTACAGCAGCCTGGCTCTGGTCACCTCATGGCTGTTCATCCAG CATTCAATGATTTACTTCTTCCACCACTATGAGCTGCCAGCTATCCTCCGGCAGATCAGAAtccaggagatgctgctgcagaaccaGCAGGTGGGTCAGGGCACCCAAACGACTCTCCAAGACAACCTCAACAACAACACTACCCCAGTTGGGGCAGAGGTGGGCGGCCATCGTCCCCACCTGGCTGCTGGCCCCTCtgaagagagcagcagcccagcagctctggccCCTGGTGAGACCTCCAGTGTCATCGGCACCACCGCAGCCTCTTCTGTTGGGAGCGACCTGAACTGGGTTGCTGAGACAGCTGCCATCGTTACGGAGGCCTCATTTCTTTCTGACCTGAGCTCTTCTCTCCTGGAGCCAAATGTGATGCACgaagctgtggctgctgggagccctcaggatgctgctgctgcctctgctgcctcTAGTTTGGTCGCACGCATCAGGGTGAGCAGCGACCACCCGGACACTGCTGTGGGTTCCATCACCATTGAGGTCACTTCAGCATCTGTGGTTGCTGCTGCAGATGGtccccctgctgcagcttcGCCCCCCATCCCTGTGCAGGAGGATGGGgcctccatccccagcccttCCCCTGCTGATGAGCAGACTGAGGCTGTGGAGAGCTCGGACAGCCAAGCAAAACCCAGTGGCAAGAACTGCATTGCGAATGGCAGTGTGGCAGAATCCCCTCCAGCCTTTGTGGACAACACTGATCAGGGCAAACTCTTGGGCTGCACTCTTGGGGACCGGGGGGAAAGCGGCCCTTGCCCAGCACCAGCAGATAGTACAGCCAGCTCCAGGCCTTGCTCGGAGCCAGACTTAAGGAGCCTGTCTTGA